The Sinorhizobium sp. B11 genomic interval TTTGTTCGCAGGTTTTGCGTGGGCGATTGTCATCCCGATCCTTCCGGCGAGCGTCGGCTTCGTCCCCGCTGCTCAACAACATCGTCGCAGAAACAAGGCTGACGATTGCGGTTCTCACTTGGGGCTGCCTTCGGGATTCGGTTGATTGCGATCCACCAGTCGCACGGGTTGCTTATCAACCCTACCACAATCGGACGGCGGCTGGAGTGCGTCCGATCGCAATGATGTCGACGCATTTTGCACCATCAGGAACGGAAACGGCCTTCGGTAGCAGAACTGCCTGTCTGCGATTGCTTTGAAATACGGCACCTTGCTCCACGCGCGCGTGATCGCGCCACGCCCGGAAAGGAGACACCGGACCGGCTCGTCAACGAGGCGGTGTTCCGCCTGCCGGCAGGTTCCGGCACCAGTCGCGACCTCTACAAAAGTGACGTTATTATTCCGAGTCAACCAACACCCGAATAAAGTCGATTGCATCGATCTCCGACTTTATGGCGAATATGCTGGTAATGCTGGATCTCATTGACCCAGAGGGGAAGTATCGGTCAGAGGCAATATCGGCGCGACCCCTGAAGAAGAAGGACATCTACCCTCTCTTCGGGCCATATTTCAAATTCGGCACGTACCGGCGTCGAATTCCAGGCACTTTCCACTTCCGGTCCGACGAGTTTTCACAGTCATCCACGCGAGCTGGTCTCGCACAGCTGTGCACGTCGCACCGACGTGCACCCCGGCACCCACTTGCCACCACTCAAAGGTCTGTCGAGGCATTGACGAGCGAACCGGGATACAATCGTGCACTAAATTCTCCGCCCAGTCCGACCAGACACTTCGGCTCAATTGCGCTGTCACGCGTTTTTCACGCGACAATTTGCAACCATACGATTAACTCTCTCGCTCAAAACGTGTTGGCCGATCGTATCGCCGTGGGGTATTGCGTCATGAAATTCGACACCTCTACCGAATTTGATCAAGTCATCCTCATCTTCAAAGATCCCGGCCGACGGCTGATCGTTCGGACCGTGCAGGAGGCTGCCAACGCTTTGCTGAAAGACTGGCCATCGGACGATGGCGAGGAGTTTTTATCTGCGGTGAAAGCGTGTGTCGACGTGATGACCGGAAAAGCCAGTAGCTGGGAGCTAAGAAGCGCGATCCTCCGGGCCGCTAATGAAGCTGGTGTGGCCGCGGTTGCCGTACTTCATTGAGCGATGGGCGCCCGCCATGGATCGTCCGGCGGGCCATATCTGCTTCAGGTCGAAGCGATGGTGACACCTAACCCGATCCCGCCAGAAGTGACGCGTGCTCGGCAAGCTTGCGAGCGGCGAACTCGGTGAAGAGCCGCACACGCTTCGTCTTGCGTGTCTCACCCTGCGTGAGAAGCCAGAGCGTGCCGTACATGCGCAGCTCAGTTCCAGGTACCCTCACCAGCGTTGGATCGGCATCTCCGACGAAGCAAGGCAGAGTCGTCATTCCCAGCCCCTGCTGCACCGCGACGATCTGCGCCTCGGCATCCGTGACCCTGAACGGCACGCCTGAACTACGGGTCTCACCATGGCGGACCCATTCGGGAATACCGTGAGCACTTATGACGATCCACCGGACAGGATCGGGCCTGCCGGCATTCCATGCGGGCAGCAGATCGCGAGACATATAGATTGCGCCGAACACATCCGGCCCCTTCAGGCCGTGAAGATTGGGCGGCAGAGTCTTGCGGTCATAAACGACGCGGATCGCGACGTCGGCCTCTCGGTTTGTCAGGTTCGCCAGGTCGCCGGATGACATGATGTCCATCTCGATGTCCGGATGCGAGCGCGCGAAGTCAGCGAAATCAGGCATGAGGAGGTGTGTCGCAAGTGTCGGGGCCAGCGTCACCCGCAGTAGCCCGCGCACGCTTTGGTCGCGACCGAGGACGCGGGTCTCCAACTGATGCGACGAGGCTTCCATCTGCTCCGCGAGCTCGCGTACCTCTTCCCCCGCCGCCGATATGTGATAACCGGAAGGCAGCTTCTCGAACATCCGCGCTCCAAGACGCTCCTCAAGCTGGCCGATACGCCGAAGGACAGTGGAATGGTTCACGCCGAGAACCAGGGCAGCCGCCCGGACTGATCCGGCTCGCGCCACGGCAAGAAAATAGCGAACGTCATCCCAGTCAATCATGGTGCATTCCGGCACCGCAGCGGTGCGCCCTCCAAGCTGTTCTCCAATCCAAACTACCGCTTCACGCTTAGAAAGCAAATCGGCTAGCCAATCGAGGCGGATCGTTTTTGCACCACCCTTGTGCGTGCTTGCACACTGATACCCCGAATCCGGTGGCCCTATGTTGGTGTTCTCAGGGTTTGGCAAGCCAACCATACCCGCGGAACACAACGAAGGATGCACAACATGAACAGACTAAACGGAAAGACTGCCATTATCACCGGTGGTGCCACTGGCATCGGCCGTGCCGCGGCGAAGCGCTTCATCGAGGAAGGCGCCTTCGTCTTCATCTTTGGTCGCAGGCAGGAAGCGCTTGACGCGGCCCTGGCCGATCTAGGGCCAAATGCCCGCTCTGTGCAAGGCTCGGTCTCCGACGAGGCGGACCTGGATCGTCTTTATGCTGCAGTGAAGGCCGAGCGCGGCAAACTCGACATCGTCTTTGCCAACGCCGGAGCGGGAAGTCCGCTTCCTCTTGGCAAAATCACCGCAGAGCATATCGACGACACCTTCGACACCAATGTGAAGGGCACGATCTTCACGGTGCAGAAAGCGCTTCCGCTCATGGGACAAGGAGGGTCAATCATACTGACCGGATCGAGCGCAGGCACCACGGGGGCCCCGGCATTCACCGCCTACAGTGCCAGCAAGGCGGCGGTGCGCAACCTCGCCCGGACTTGGGCCGAGGACCTGAAGGGCACAGGCATCCGTGTCAACGTGCTCTCGCCCGGTGCAACGGCGACCGAACTCGCGAAGGATGCACTTGGCGAGGAAGGGCAGAAGGCTTTCGCGTCGATCACCCCGCTCCAGCGCATGGCGGATCCGTCAGAAATCGCAGCTGTGGCCGCTTTCCTCGCGTCGTCGGACAGTAGCTTCATGACCGCCAGCGAAGTCGCCGTTGATGGCGGCCTCGCCCAGCTCTGACGCTTAGCCTGCTTGCGCCTTCGAAAAACGAGCGGGGCGCCTGGGAATTCATGAACCAAGGGAGAAGATTATGACCTATGCAATCATTGGCTTCGGCAAGATCGGCCAGGCTCTCGCCAAGGCGTTCGCCCGAAGCGGCATTGAAGTATCCGTTGCCACCACTCGCGACCCGGAAAGCTTTGGATCTGAGGCCGCTGCGATTGGGCCTGGGATCAGGCCGAAGACAGTGACGGACGCAATCAAGGCGGACGTCATCTTTCTGGCTGTCCGTTTCGAGGCTCACCCCGATGTCGCAAAGGCGCTGTCGGACTGGAAAGGGAAGATCATCGTCGACGTTACCAATGCCTATGGGTTGCCCCTTGAGATACTGGGAGAGCAGCCTTCCGCTAGAGTAATTGCGAACGCGTTTGCAGGCGCCAAGGTGGTCAAAGGGTTCAACCATCTGGTCGCCGGGATCCTTGAACAAGATCCGGATATCCACGGCGGCAAGAGGGTTGTGTTCCTGGCGAGCGACGACGAGGACGCGTCAAAGCAGATCGGCACGCTTGCGGAAAATCTCGGTTTTGCGCCGATCAACCTCGGCCGACTTTCCGAAGGCGGACTGCTCGTGCAGGCGCGCGGGAATAAATGGGGTCATCTGATCTTCAAGGACTTGGTCAAATTCAACTGATCTCGTTTTCGCAGACCCAAGAGAAGCCGGAGAATCCAATGAGCAGCGGCGACAAGGAAGGGTTGCTGGCGGCCGAAGACATCCAGTGGATCGTTCCCGGGAACGCCATCACGGACACTCAGGTGTCAACGCCACAAACAAGCCGCTCATGAATGACTGGGTCACAATTACCGTCGAGAACGGGAAAGTGGCGGCCATCAGGGAATACATCGACACGCAGGCGCTGGCACGAGTTTCAGACGATTGACAGCGCGATTCGCACGGCAGGACCGTCCTGCGCAACGGAACCTTTTGCTTCGAAGAGTGATTAAATCGGCGACGGTGGATCTCCCTGTTCGTCGCCGACCGATGATAAATTTCATCGGCCGCAATCGGGTCTCCCCAGAATGTGAACGCTTGGTAACTTGAAATATAAAAGGCGAAAGGCTTTATGCAGCCGATGAACTCGAAGCACTTCATCACGGCCATGAGCATTGCAGCTTTGACGGCATGCTCACATATCGAGCCTCTTGAGACGCCCCTCGCCCAGTCAGCAATCCCGCACGAGGCGCCTTTGACGGATCAAGCAGTGATCGCAGATACTGTCGGTCGCAGTCCTGTCGGCGCAAACGCGCTTGCCTGGGCCAACCCGTCGACAGGCAGCGCGGGGGTTATCGAACAGATCGATGCCAGTACCGATGGACCGGACGGATGTCGCCGTTTTGTAACCAGCCGGCAATCGCTCGACGGCATGACGCGCTTCAATGGCGTAGCCTGCCCGTCGGGGGACAGTTGGAAACTGGGCGGGCAATAGGTCCAGTCCAACGTCGGTAGCCGATGCCGGCAGCCGTGAACGCTTTGCCGCTTAGCGATGGGGGCTGTCACGAAGGTCCTGCGATGCGGTCCACAAGGCGGGGTGCCTCCTCGGCGGTCACCAATATTATGCCTGACTTGCGGATAGAGGCGAAATCCAGCCCGGCGAAATAGAGGCCGGGCGGCCACGCCATCCTCGTGGATAGGCTGCCCCTCTGCATCGAGCGCACCGTCAAGCTTCATCCAATTGAAATCGCCCTTGAAGCCTGTGCACCACAAGAGCAAAAATCGGGTGCTTTATCCTGAACTCCTTCAAGCGGCTGTGAGCGCCCGCGAAGGTCCATGGTATTTCTGATTCAATCGCTAGTGGAATCGATAGAAGTCTACCGGATATCACATCGCAATGACGAGACGAGCCTGCAGGCCCTGTCTCGCGGCGTCCTTTAGTACATGCTCAATTTGATTTTCGATTGTGGAAACTCAGTCTATGCTGTCGCTTGTCGCGATGAAGTTGGCAAGCAGGCCCGAATTCTCGCAACAATGCGTTCGTTCGCCTCGTAAGACGTCTCCTCGTCCCTGGTCGCGAGCGTTGAGGGGTTCAGGAGGCCTGGAGCACGACCTAGATGGCGCGCTGCGGCTAAGAGGATTCAGAAGTGAAATTGTTTCTGCTCCTGCCCCTGATTGCGATTGTCTGTTCGGGCTGTTCGACCGAGCCACCCACGGTGTCCCGAGCGGTGCGCCCTCAAAACCGTCACGCATCACACCTTCCCCAAGCGCCAAGCTGTGAAAGCAAGCCTAATTTTGAAGGGATGTTGCGTACACTCTGCTATTGAGGCTTGTTTGTGCGCCTGGACCGCAGTCGGCCTCAGTCATGAGGAAGGCAACACGCGCAGTTACGGAGAGGCCGTCGAGACGGCGGTCGAATTTGCGCGCCGGCAGATCGGCATCTTGAGCAGCGGTGATCATTCCCCCGAAATCGATATCGCAACAGCAAGGACCTGGGCTGCCGATCCCGCTCGCACGACCTACCTCCTGGACGTGAGGACGCCGGCTGTTCCCTCGGCAATCTCTCGAGGTCCAGTAGCGGAACCGATACCATCCTAACGGCTGGCACCAGCGCTAAGCCTCTCTATGCTTGGCTGCTGCAAGAATGGTCTCCCCGATATCGGCAAAGCCGAGGCCGGCCGGCCGGGTCGAAATCCACCGAGGGGCATGTGAGAGCTGCGGCAAAATCGCCAGGACATTGTTCACGCCGAAAGAATTGTCGATGTAGCCGAACATCGGTGCATCGTTGCGGGAATCGCCGACAAAAGCCGTCGCCAGCGGAACTGCTTGCGGGCTGAGGCCAAATTCCTCGATCAAGAGGCGTTCGCTCATCGAGCGTTTGTCGTAATTGCCGATCCATGTGTTGATATGGATCGAACTGATGGCGACCGTTGCCCCACGGTCACGCAGACAAGCCGCCAAGCGGTCCACCTCGGCCGGTGGATGGCCAACGATATCGACGGCGACGTCCGCCAGCCGAAAGGCTTGATCATGTGCAATCTGAAAGCCCAAGCCCTCACTTGCGATAATGTCGACGACCGTTTGGAGATGGCGCCGTTGACGCTCGGTCTGGACCGCCTGTCCCTCCCAATAGTCGAAGACCACATCGCGCCCTCGGCGGAAAACTGCATAGGCGCCGCTTTCGCCTATGACCGCCTTGACGGGCCAGGCGCGAACAATGTGCTCACACCAACCGGCAGAACCGCCAGTGACCGGAATAACCGCTATACCGGCATCGTTCAGATCCCAAAGCACCTGATAGGTCTCCGGGAGCAACTGTCCGTCGGTCGTCAGCGTGTCGTCAATATCGGTGAAGAGGTAACGCACACCCCGAAGCTCGTCAGCAGATGGAGTTCGATCAACAAATGTCATCAATTTTCCTCGCCGCTTGTGACGATTTCGACGCCGCTTGCGGCAAGCGCTTGCCGGATCTGCGGTTCGCCCGGCAAGCGATCCGTGTAGAAGCGGTTGAGTTGTTTGAATGGAGCGACGCGAACAGCCGCCGTGCGCTCCCATTTGCTGACGTCGGCCGCGAGAAAGCGCGTCTGCGAATTCTCGATCAGAGCATTGGTTATCTGCGCCTCACCGTAACTGAAATCCATGATACCGTTAGTCACACTCAATGCACCGGCGCCAAAGACCGCATAATTGGCGTAGAATTTCTCGATAAACTTGATGACGTCAGCGCCAACCACGTCGCGGTCGTCGTGACGTAGCAAGCCGCCCGTCAAATGCACTTCGACGCTCGGCGCGTCGCAGAGCGTAAGCGCCACATGGATATTGTTGGTCACGACGGTCAGCCCCTTGTGGTCGCGCAGCGCCTCGGCCACGAACTGAACGGTGCTGCCGACCCCGAGAAAGACGGTCGAATCCGGACCGATATCACTGGCCAGGCGCCTGGCGATCGCCCGTTTGGCGCGCTTGTTCAACTGCGCTCGTGCATTGAGCGAGATATTGCTGCCCTCGATCGGGAGATCCACTCCACCGTGAAATCGCCGTGCAAAACCAAGGTCGCACAGCGTATTGATGTCGCGGCGTATCGTCTGCGTCGTCAGGTCGTATCGACGCGCAAGCTCCTCGATAAACTGGGTCCCTTCACTCTCGATCAACGCCAGGATTTCACGCTGTCGCGCCGAGATCATGCGCTGCGCCATCGGCTGTCCCTACTTTAGAAAGAGGCTCGGATCATCGGTTATCACACCTGTCAGCCCTGCCGGCCAGAAGGACGTCAGCAAGCGGGGGTCGTTGCATGTCCATGCGCGAACTTTGATGCCGCGAGTTGCGGCCTCTTCCAGGAATCCGATGCTCAGCGATTTGTAATGGAGATGAATGGTCTGCGCCGGCACAGCGGCAAGTCGGTCCACCCAGTCCTCGGGAAGCTTGCTCCAGAGCATGGCAAGATCATAGTTCGCATCCAGCTTATGCATCGCCCGCAATGCGTCAGGATCGAAGCTCGAGATCATCACTTGCGTATGCGCTGCGCGACTTTGGAGATGCTCGTGGACCGTTCTCGTCAGCTGCTCGAGCGACGTCTGATGCGGATGCTGCTTGATTTCGACATTGATGTTGAGACCAAGGCGGCCCAGTTCCGGTACGACATCGGCAAGCAGCGGGATCTTTTCTCCCTTGAATTCCTCGCCGAACCACGAGCCTGCATCGATCCCGGAGAGATCGGCGGCTGTCATATGCTTGAGGTGTCCTTTCGAAGAGGAGCAGCGATCGACCGTTACGTCATGAATGACGACGGCGGTTCCGTCGCCAAGAAGCGCCACATCCAGTTCGACCCACTCTGCGCCCTGGTCGGCCGCCGCCTTGAATCCGGCGATCGTGTTTTCGGGCGCGACAGCGGATGCGCCGCGATGAGCCTGGATTTCATTTTTGGCCAAGTCCGAAGCCAATATATGCTGTGTGATCATGTTCACTTCTCAAAATAAAGTTCAGTATTGTCGAAGTCGTGCTTGCGCGGCTTCGAGTCAGAGATCGTCCGTTCGCCTGCCTGTCTGGCGATTGAAGGGATGGATGGATGCAACGCGAATATAAACCGGGATTTTGGCGGCTTCGCTAAAGTCAGGTCTTCCCGGAACGGTCACAATGGCGGTCTGATTGCTTTCGTCCAGGCGGATGTGCAAATGGCTCTCGCCACCGATCGGCTCAAGGAGTTCGACTATTGCATCGAGACGGATAGACGGATCGCTCGGCTTCTCCGTGAATATGTCATCGGGTCGAATACCGAGCGTATCTGTCGCATCCGGCAGAGTGAGCAGACCATCGCCGTCCGCTCGCCTGACCAGTTCGAGTGGCAGAATGTTCATCGGCGGCGAACCGATGAAGCTCGCGACAAAGAGGCTAGCGGGACGATCATAGACGTCGACCGGCGTTCCGACCTGTTCGACGAGACCGCCATTCATCACCACGAGGCGATCGGCCAATGTCATGGCCTCCAGCTGATCGTGCGTGACATAGATGCTGGTGGTCTTCAGCCGACGTTGTAGACGGCGAATTTCCACGCGCATCTGTACACGCAGCTTGGCATCGAGGTTAGAGAGCGGTTCGTCGAAGAGAAAGGCAGCAGGCTCGCGGACGATTGCGCGTCCCATTGCGACGCGCTGGCGCTGACCGCCGGACAGCTGTCGCGGTTTGCGCTCGAGCATCGGACCGATCTCGAGGATCTCGGCAACCTCGGCAATCCGGCGATCGATCTCGGTCCTCGGCGTGCCTCGATTCTTCAGACCGTATTCAAGGTTCTTGCGCACACTCATATGTGGATAAAGCGCATAGTTCTGGAAGACCATGGCGATGTCCCGTTCGGCAGGTTCCGCCTTGTTGACATTGCGTCCGGCGATCTGGATCTCGCCGTCGCTGACTGTTTCAAGGCCTGCTATCATTCGCAACAAGGTTGATTTTCCACAGCCCGAGGGGCCGACCAAGACAATGAATTCGCCGTCCGCGACTGAAAGGTCGATACCTCTGACCGCGGGGACCGAACCATAGTTCTTCTTGATGTCAATTATATTGATCGCTGCCATTTTTATTTCTCCGTTTCGACCAAGCCCTTAACGAAAAGGCGCTGCATGGCGACGATGACGAGGACAGGGGGAAGTGCTGCCAGGATGACGGCTGACATGACAAGGTTCCAACGCGGCTCGGCATCGGCCACAGCCGCCATGCGCTGAATTCCCATCACCACAGTGTAAAGGCTCTGATCGGTCGTGATGATCAGTGGCCAGAGATACTGGTTCCAACCGAGTACAAAGAGGATGATGAAGAGCGCCGCGATATTGGTGATCGATAGCGGCAGGAGGATATCCCAGAAGAATTTCATCGGCCCTGCCCCATCGACCCGCGCCGCTTCCATCAACTCATCCGGTACGGTGAGAAAAAACTGGCGGAACAGGAATGTCGCTGTTGCCGACGCGATCAGCGGGACGATCAGCCCGCCATAATTGTTGAGCATGCCGAGGTCGGCGACGACCTTGTAGGTCGGCACGATACGCACCTCGACCGGCAACATCAGGGTGATGAAGATCATCCAGAACGCCAATGTCCTGAAGGGGAACCTGAAATAGACGATGGCGAAGGCCGACAGGATCGAGATCGCAATCTTGCCGACTGCAACGCCGATCGCCATGATCAGGGAATTGAGCATCATCGGGCCGATGGGCGGCGCGCCGGCATTCGTC includes:
- a CDS encoding DUF982 domain-containing protein gives rise to the protein MKFDTSTEFDQVILIFKDPGRRLIVRTVQEAANALLKDWPSDDGEEFLSAVKACVDVMTGKASSWELRSAILRAANEAGVAAVAVLH
- a CDS encoding LysR family transcriptional regulator, translated to MIDWDDVRYFLAVARAGSVRAAALVLGVNHSTVLRRIGQLEERLGARMFEKLPSGYHISAAGEEVRELAEQMEASSHQLETRVLGRDQSVRGLLRVTLAPTLATHLLMPDFADFARSHPDIEMDIMSSGDLANLTNREADVAIRVVYDRKTLPPNLHGLKGPDVFGAIYMSRDLLPAWNAGRPDPVRWIVISAHGIPEWVRHGETRSSGVPFRVTDAEAQIVAVQQGLGMTTLPCFVGDADPTLVRVPGTELRMYGTLWLLTQGETRKTKRVRLFTEFAARKLAEHASLLAGSG
- a CDS encoding SDR family oxidoreductase, producing the protein MNRLNGKTAIITGGATGIGRAAAKRFIEEGAFVFIFGRRQEALDAALADLGPNARSVQGSVSDEADLDRLYAAVKAERGKLDIVFANAGAGSPLPLGKITAEHIDDTFDTNVKGTIFTVQKALPLMGQGGSIILTGSSAGTTGAPAFTAYSASKAAVRNLARTWAEDLKGTGIRVNVLSPGATATELAKDALGEEGQKAFASITPLQRMADPSEIAAVAAFLASSDSSFMTASEVAVDGGLAQL
- a CDS encoding NADPH-dependent F420 reductase, with the translated sequence MTYAIIGFGKIGQALAKAFARSGIEVSVATTRDPESFGSEAAAIGPGIRPKTVTDAIKADVIFLAVRFEAHPDVAKALSDWKGKIIVDVTNAYGLPLEILGEQPSARVIANAFAGAKVVKGFNHLVAGILEQDPDIHGGKRVVFLASDDEDASKQIGTLAENLGFAPINLGRLSEGGLLVQARGNKWGHLIFKDLVKFN
- a CDS encoding HAD-IIB family hydrolase, which encodes MTFVDRTPSADELRGVRYLFTDIDDTLTTDGQLLPETYQVLWDLNDAGIAVIPVTGGSAGWCEHIVRAWPVKAVIGESGAYAVFRRGRDVVFDYWEGQAVQTERQRRHLQTVVDIIASEGLGFQIAHDQAFRLADVAVDIVGHPPAEVDRLAACLRDRGATVAISSIHINTWIGNYDKRSMSERLLIEEFGLSPQAVPLATAFVGDSRNDAPMFGYIDNSFGVNNVLAILPQLSHAPRWISTRPAGLGFADIGETILAAAKHREA
- a CDS encoding DeoR/GlpR family DNA-binding transcription regulator gives rise to the protein MAQRMISARQREILALIESEGTQFIEELARRYDLTTQTIRRDINTLCDLGFARRFHGGVDLPIEGSNISLNARAQLNKRAKRAIARRLASDIGPDSTVFLGVGSTVQFVAEALRDHKGLTVVTNNIHVALTLCDAPSVEVHLTGGLLRHDDRDVVGADVIKFIEKFYANYAVFGAGALSVTNGIMDFSYGEAQITNALIENSQTRFLAADVSKWERTAAVRVAPFKQLNRFYTDRLPGEPQIRQALAASGVEIVTSGEEN
- a CDS encoding glycerophosphoryl diester phosphodiesterase — translated: MAKNEIQAHRGASAVAPENTIAGFKAAADQGAEWVELDVALLGDGTAVVIHDVTVDRCSSSKGHLKHMTAADLSGIDAGSWFGEEFKGEKIPLLADVVPELGRLGLNINVEIKQHPHQTSLEQLTRTVHEHLQSRAAHTQVMISSFDPDALRAMHKLDANYDLAMLWSKLPEDWVDRLAAVPAQTIHLHYKSLSIGFLEEAATRGIKVRAWTCNDPRLLTSFWPAGLTGVITDDPSLFLK
- a CDS encoding sn-glycerol-3-phosphate import ATP-binding protein UgpC, producing the protein MAAINIIDIKKNYGSVPAVRGIDLSVADGEFIVLVGPSGCGKSTLLRMIAGLETVSDGEIQIAGRNVNKAEPAERDIAMVFQNYALYPHMSVRKNLEYGLKNRGTPRTEIDRRIAEVAEILEIGPMLERKPRQLSGGQRQRVAMGRAIVREPAAFLFDEPLSNLDAKLRVQMRVEIRRLQRRLKTTSIYVTHDQLEAMTLADRLVVMNGGLVEQVGTPVDVYDRPASLFVASFIGSPPMNILPLELVRRADGDGLLTLPDATDTLGIRPDDIFTEKPSDPSIRLDAIVELLEPIGGESHLHIRLDESNQTAIVTVPGRPDFSEAAKIPVYIRVASIHPFNRQTGRRTDDL
- the ugpE gene encoding sn-glycerol-3-phosphate ABC transporter permease UgpE, with the protein product MVENRPFLTLLAHLVLIVGVVVVVFPVYVAFIASTHGPNDFLSGVVPLTPSTHMIENYSTMLTAGMTNAGAPPIGPMMLNSLIMAIGVAVGKIAISILSAFAIVYFRFPFRTLAFWMIFITLMLPVEVRIVPTYKVVADLGMLNNYGGLIVPLIASATATFLFRQFFLTVPDELMEAARVDGAGPMKFFWDILLPLSITNIAALFIILFVLGWNQYLWPLIITTDQSLYTVVMGIQRMAAVADAEPRWNLVMSAVILAALPPVLVIVAMQRLFVKGLVETEK